AACGATAAACGTTGAGGTCAAGGTCGATGAGACCGAGATCGACAAGGTCGCCGTCGGCCAGAAAGCAAAGATCAAGGTAGATGCATTCGGCGAGACCGAGATCGAAGGCGAGGTTACTCAGAAAACCCCGCTCGCGGTCGGCAAGTCGCAGACGAGTGGCGGTCTCTCGACGAACATCAATGTACAGGAAGCTAAGGAATTTCGCGTCGTGATCCAGCTTACAAACCTCTCTGAGGAGGTCAAGAACGGTCTCAGGCCCGGAATGAGCGCGACGGCAACAATTACGACCAATACCGTCCCCAACGTGATCGCGGTCCCGTTGCAGGCGATCGTCGAGAAAAAACCGGACGCAACGCCGGAGCCTACGGTTCAGGGCAACGCCCCGACACCGGCTGACAGGCCGAAACCTATCAAGGGTGTTTACGTCCTCGACGGGAACAAGGCAAAATTCGTGGCCGTTGAGACCGGAATTACAGGCGAATCTGACATTCAGATCTTGTCGGGATTATCCGAAGGTCAGGAAGTCATCACCGGGCCGAGCCGGATCTTGAATACGATGAAGGAAGATACGGTCGTTAAGCGGCAAGTTAAGAAAGAAGGCGAAGTCGCGGCAAAATAGGTCGCACGCAGGATAGCTAATGTATAAATTCATGGAAAACGGAGAAAGCGAGGGTGCGGCCGAATCGAACGGAGCAACCGGCTCCAACGGCGCTCTTATCTCGATGCACAACATCTGGAAGACGTATCAAATGGGCGTCGAAGAACTCCACGCGCTAAGGGACGTTTCTTTCAGGGTCGAGAAAGGCGAGTACCTTGCGATCATCGGGCCCTCCGGCTCAGGCAAGTCTACGCTCATGAATTTGATCGGCTGTCTCGATTCGCCGACGAAAGGCCAATATTGGATAAACGGCCAGCTTGTCTCGGAAATGACCGATGACGAGTTGGCGCGTATTCGTAACAAGGAGATCGGTTTCGTTTTTCAGACGTTCAACCTTCTAGCCCGTGCCACTGCCCTTCATAATGTCGAACTCCCGCTGATATACGCCGGGCTGCGGGCGGGCGAACGTCACGAAAAGGCTCAGGCCGCTCTTGAGTCGGTGGAACTCGGCGACCGTGTCCTTCACCGTCCGAACGAACTATCCGGCGGACAGCGGCAGCGTGTCGCGATCGCCCGGGCGCTCGTAAATCATCCTTCGATATTGCTTGCCGATGAGCCCACCGGTGCACTTGATTCAAAAACGAGCGTCGAGATCATGGCTCTTTTCGAAAAGCTCCATGCCGAGGGCAACACCATCATTATCGTCACGCACGAACATGAGGTGGCCGAACGCGCTCACCGGATCATCACCATTCGCGACGGCCGGATCGAAAAGGACGAACAGGTGAGATGATCGAGAATTTGCCGGGACACGTCGGACCGGTGTTCATGATCACGACCTTTGTTTGCGTGATATGGTTTCTCCATATTATTCGATCGAACGCGGCTGATGCGCTTTCGGGCAAACTGCTACTATTTCTGATCCCGGCCTGGTTGATCTTCCAGACCATCATCGCGATCGGCTGCACATATCTGAACACATCCGCCTTCCCTCCTCGGCTCTTTTTGTTTGGCGCCGGGCCAGCCCTCATTCTCGTGATCGGATACCTTTTTTTTGCCCGAGGATCTCTGATCGCCAAAATGCCGCTTGGAGCCCTCACGGTCATTCACGTGATCCGGATACCGGTCGAGATCGTTCTCAGTTGGCTCCACGATGTAGGGTCAGTGCCCGCGATAATGACATATCACGGGCAGAACTTCGATATTATTTCAGGTTTGACCGCGCCGATTGTCTATCTCATCGCATTTCGCAAAGGAAGGGTAAATGTGCCTGTTTTACTTGTGTGGAACTTGGCGGGTTTGGCATTACTGTTGAATATCGTGATCACGGCTGTACTCTCCGCACCGACGCCGCTTCAGCTGCTGGCCTTCGATCAGCCCAATCGTGCGGTGCTGTACTTTCCTTTCATCTGGCTCCCGACGATCGTCGTCCCGATCGTTCTTTTCTGCCACTTTGCATCTCTTTACAAACTACTTGTGACCAGGCGGAGTGAATCTGACATCTAACTTTTCTGCGAACTGTGCGTATAATCAGAGCGTCGACCGTTGGATCAGATGAATTTCGCCGAAACACTTAAACTCGCTATTGCTTCGATCCTTGGAAACAAGCTTCGGTCATTCCTCACGCTATTGGGGATGATCATCGGCATGACCGCGTTCATGATCGTGCTTTCGCTGCTTCAGGGTTTCAATGGCTACGTGGATGAAAAGATCGCCGGTATTGGTTCCAATACATTCACGGTCATGCGCTTCGGCTTCGACGACTTCAAGGACAGCGACACGATCGCGGCCGCACAACGACGAAACAAGGAACTCGATTTTGCAGAGCTTGACTTCTTGAAACGCAATGCCCGACAGATAGGCCAGATCGGGGCAAAGGCCGGAAACACGACCCGCGACGTAAGGTTCGGGACTCAAACACTCGCCGATGTGTCGATCAGCGGCGTTGAGCCGGTGATCGCCGAGCTCGAGAATGTGGACATCGCAGAGGGGCGATACTTTTCCGATGCCGAAAACAGAAATTCTACCCGTGTGGCATTCGTCGGGGCCGATGTCGCGAGCAAGCTCTTTCCCAAAGGCGGTGCGCTTGGCAGCGAGATCTCGATCCAGGGCATTCCGTATCGCATTATCGGCGTTCAGGTAGCGAAAGGAAGCGTCTTTGGCCAATCGCAGGACAATTTTATCCTGCTGCCGATCGAGACCTTTGGAGCGAATTTTGGCGGATTGAAATTTAGCCGCGCGCCAAGTTTTATAGTCAGTCCGAAAGAGGGAGTGAAAATGGCCGATGCAGTGGACGAGGTCCGGAGCCTGCTTCGGATCAAACGAAAGCTCGAGTCTGGCGAAAAAGACAATTTTGGGATCATCACACCTGACGCGATCAGCGGCCTTCGGGACAGTCTCTTTGGGACGATCTCGATCGTCATCCTCATCGTACCTGCGATCGCGTTGTTGGTAGGTGCGATCGTGATAATGAACATCATGCTTGTTGCGGTGACCGAGCGTACGAAAGAGATCGGCATCCGCAAAGCGGTAGGTGCAAAGCAATCGGATATACTTCGGCAGTTTCTTTTCGAATCGGCGTTGCTTGCAGCTATCGGCGGGGTCATCGGCCTGGTTCTGGCTTTGGTCGCCGGCCAGGCGATCACGGCATTTGTGTTCCCGACACGTATCCCATGGTGGGCAGCCGTGGTCGCCATCGGTGTATCGGCAGCCGTCGGGATTCTGGCCGGATTGTTCCCTGCATGGAAAGCGGCACAGTTAGACCCGATCGAGGCGTTGAGGGCGGATTGAAATGACAGTTGCTACCAGCAGACTATACGAAAACCTGAAGATGGCGATCGACACGCTCCGGAGCAACAAGCTGCGGTCCTTTTTGACGATCATCGGCGTCGTGGTCGGCGTGATAACGGTAATGCTCATTTCGTCGATCATCTCAGGAATTCAATTGGCAGTTGAGCAGCAGGTCAAAGCGTTCGGAACACGATCGATCTTCGTTTACAAGATGGACGTGGGGATCCGGTTCGGTCGCCCTAGCCGTGAAGAAAGGATGCGGCCAAATCTTACGCTTGACGATGCCCTTGCGCTTAGGGGCCTATCAGAACTCGAAACGGCCGTGCCGCGATTGGATGTTTCGAGCGGACGTTTCGGCAACGCTACCGTCGTCTCAGCGGGCGGAAAGCAATCGACCTCGATCAATTTGATGGGTACGCTTCCTGAGATCGAAGCAGCGGGCACCGAAGAGATCGTCGACGGTCGATGGTTCACACAATCGGAAAACGACAACAAGAAGGACGTTTGCGTGATCGGTGATTTCGTCAGAGAGACGTTCTTTCCGTATCGAAATCCGGTCGGCGAGACCATCGAGATCAATGGACGTGCCTTTACCATTATCGGCCTTTTGCAGAAGAAGGAACAGTTTCTTGGCGGCGGAGGCGGGCGAGGCGATCAGAGCAATACGATCTATTTGCCGTTCGAATCGGCCGCGCGAATAAAGCCGAACGCCGATGATATCTTCATAATGGCGATAGCGCGTGAGGGCAGGCTTCGACAGGCCCAGGATCAGGTAGAAGATCTGCTTCGTGTTCGCCGCCAGGTCTCCTACGGCGAAAAGAACAATTTTTCACTTTCGACGGCAGACAGCATAATCGATCAGTTTCAATCGATCACGGCAGGCGTCGCATTGGCGATGGTGGTGATTTCCTCGATCGGCCTTCTTATCGGCGGGATCGGCGTTATGAACATCATGCTTGTGTCCGTCACCGAACGGACCCGAGAGATCGGCATTCGTAAGGCCCTCGGTGCCAAGCAGAGCGACATTCTGCTGCAGTTTCTTATCGAAGCCGGAACGCTCACGGGGTTCGGCGGTCTTGTGGGCTTGCTGATCGGATGGGCACTGACACAGCTTATCAGCCTCGTCTTTCCTTCGTACGTGCCTTATTGGGCACCGCCGCTTGGATTTTTCGCCAGTGTCCTTATTGGTCTCTTCTTTGGGCTCTTTCCGGCGTGGAAGGCCGCAAGACTCGACCCGATCGAGGCATTGCGTTACGAATAAAAAACCGGGCCCGTCGCTATTAACGGACCCGGCATTCCTTATTATCGTATCGGACTAACTTGGGTTTCCTGAGAAGAAGGCACCGATCACCCTGAAAGTAATCCCGATCAATGCGAATATCAGCGTAATTGCCCACGCCGATCCCGATGAGATCTTGTTCGTGATCCGAAGCCCGATCGCCGCCAAAACCCAACCCCATATCAAAAAGATGTCAAAGGCGCTGATGAGCGTAACAAGCACTGGGCTTGCGTCAGACCCAAAAAGGACCGATGGATTTGCATTGACGACGCCGCGCTGGCTTGCCGCAATATCTATGTCGTCGGGTGATTTGAAGAACAGTACTATGAAGTTTGCGATCATGCCGACCACACTCGGGGGCAGAGACGCATAAACCCATGTTGAAAGACCGTGCAGAAAGCCGCCGGTCCCGCCAAAAGCCTTGGCTCCAAGCCAATAAAACAGGCCGCCGACCAGCATCGATATCACGACCAGAAGAGGCATCACATAGCGTACTACGCTCCCGATCGTCATATTCATGTCGACCATGTTCGACTTTTGCTCGGGGCTCATCGACCCGCTTTGCGGGCTTTTGTCGATCTGCTCGGTCATGAACCGCCGCATACCAGCGTCACCGACCTTATAGTAAAGACCGAATGCAAATCCGGTGACAAGTAACGAGATGATGACCGTTGCGAGGACGAAACGCGGCTTTTTCCGCAGATCTTCAAAGGTCCGGCCGGGTTCAAGGAAGATATTCCCGAGCGTCGCAATTTCCGACATCTCGTGCGTTTCGACTACGATCTTCTCGGGCGGCGGCGGTGCCTCCCATTCTGCCTGATTTTCAGCTTCCATTCGTTTCTCTCCTGTAAATGGCGGTCTAGAGTGGACGACGTTTCGATCAGAGACAATACAGTCGTCAAATTGTGTTGCTGCTGCATCGTGACTTACGTAAAACCGAAGTTCCGCGTTTCAATTTTCTCGGCTCGTGTCGTTCTACAATTTTTCTCCAATACGGATACAGGCCGCCATGTGGCCTGTTGTGACTTCGACCAACGCGGGCTCGACGTTCGCGCATTCACCGATGGCGATCGGACATCGAGTGCGAAAGCGGCACCCCGACGGCGGATCTATCGGCGTCGGAACGTCGCCGGAAAGTATGATCCGCTCTCGCCGCTGCGTCGGGTCCGGCAGCGGGATCGCAGAAAGTAGAGCCTTGGTATAGGGATGCTGAGGATCTTCATAGAGTTCCTCTGCATCTGCGATCTCAACGATCTTGCCGAGATACATCACCGCGACCCGGTTTGAGATATGTTCCACCACCGCAAGCCCATGCGAGATAAAAAGATAAGTCAGCCCAAACTCCTGCTGCAGGTCCTGGAGCAAATTTACGACCTGCGCCTGAACCGATACGTCGAGTGCCGAGACCGGCTCATCACAAATGATAAGCTTCGGGTTGAGGGCAAGTGCACGCGCGATGCCGATGCGCTGCCGTTGTCCGCCTGAGAATTCATGGGCGTAGCGATCCATATACTTCGGATCGAGTCCGACCTTTGACAAAAGATCGGCCACCCGGTCGCGACGCTCCTGCCTGTTTCCGATGCCGTGGATCTTCAACGGTTCGGAAACTATACCGAGGATGCTCAATCGCGGATTAAGGCTCGAATACGGGTCCTGGAAAATGATCTGCATTTCCCGCCGCAGTAACTGCATCTCTCGATGTGGAAGCCCGACGATATTCTTGCCTTCAAACCATACTTCACCGCTTGAGGGCTCGTGAAGCCTGAGAAGACAGCGGCCGACCGTCGATTTTCCGCAGCCTGATTCGCCCACGAGCCCAAGCGTTTCGCCTGACGAGATCTCGAAAGACACCCCGTCGACTGCCCGCACCACGTCATCACTATCCTCCACTGGAAAATGCTTAACAAGATCGCGAGCTGCGAGCAATACGTCTCTCTGGGTTTTCGCTGCGACAGATTCCATTTGCTTGCTTCGAACGTTATACAGCCCCGATCGCTTCAACTCGGGCCGGTTCGTGGAGGACGCATCTGACTTTGGAACCGCCGCCAATTTCGTAAAGACCGATCTGTTCGACCGAACACCGTTCCAGCCGAAACTCGCATCGCGGTTCGAAATGGCAGCCGGGCGGCAGATCGGTCGGGCTTGGCACCACGCCTTCGATCGTCTGAAGCCGTGCGTTAGCCACCGTTTTATGAGCGTTCAGTTTCGGAACCGAATGAAGCAGCCCGCGGGTGTATGGATGCTTCGGGTCGCGGAACAATTCCGCTACGTCCGATTCCTCAACGATCTTTCCGGTGTACATCACACATACCCTGTCGGCAACATCTGCCACGACGCCAAGGTCATGCGTTATCAAAAGCACCGCAAGCTTACGTGATGTCCGCAGCTCATTGAGAAGCTCCAGTATCTGCGCCTGAATGGTTACGTCCAAGGCTGTCGTCGGCTCATCGGCGATCAGCAATTCCGGATCGCAAGCGAGGGCCATCGCGATCATCACCCGCTGCCGCATACCTCCAGAAAGTTGATGTGGGTAATCGTCCACGCGCCGTTCCGGTGAAGGTATCGCGACCTCGCGCATTGAGGCGATCGCGGCCTCGCGAGCCTGTTTCTTGTCGAGCTTCCGATGCAGCCTGAGCGCCTCTGCGATCTGTTCCCCGACCGTAAAGACCGGATTTAGCGACGTCATCGGATCTTGAAAGATCATTGCGATATCGTTGCCGCGTATTTGCCGCAATCGCTCGTCGCTCGCCGTCGTCAACTCTTCGCCTTTGAACTTGATCGAACCGGCCGCGATCTTTCCAGGCGGATAGATCAGCCGCATTATTGACAATGCCGTGATCGATTTGCCGCAGCCCGATTCCCCGACGAGCGCCAGCAATTCTCCCTCCTTGATCTCAAAACTCACGTCGTTTACCGCCCGCACCAGGCCGGCACGCGTCGGAAAATGGGTCTGAAGTTCCTTTACCTCAAGAAGATCGGTCATCGCGGTCTGATAAGAAGTGCCGAAAACGACCAGAACATCGATCGGCTCAAACAAGTCTACCGTAATTCTCGTATTCGCTGAAACCGCCAGAACACGGGATTTCTGGAATCGGAAGCAACTATTTTCGTCGCAATTTACTCAAATGAATGATATTCTTAACGTCGATCGGCCGTTCCTCAAAACCCAAGGGAGATCTTATTTGTGAAGTTACGTATTAATATTTCATTCCTTGCAATAGTGTCGCTCGTTTTCGCTGCCGGGGCCTTTGCGCAGACGCAAAGCGCATCCAGGCCGTCGCAGAACACACCGGCAGTAACAACATCCACAAAAAAAGCTGTCACAGTCGAGAACATCGAACAGGATGTCGCCGAAGCTCTTTCGCTCATCGAATCTAAGCACGTCGTTGGAAAAAAGATAAATTACAACGACGTTTTTAAGAGTTCGATCGACGGTATGCTCCATTCGCTCGATCCGCATTCGAATTATTTCGATGCCAAGGAATTCGAACAATTCCGGACCGATCAAAGCTCTCGCTATTTTGGGATCGGCGCGACCATCGGCGATCTTAGCGACGCCCAGGGCAACGTCGTTGCAACATACATCCGCGCGACCTTCGAGAATGCGCCCGCAAATCGTGCAGGATTGCGATTCGGCGACAAGATCGTCGAGGTCAACGGAACGTCGATGATCGGAAAGCCATTTTCAGAGGTTCGCAACTTTCTGCGAGGGCCTCGCGGCACCGCGGCTAAGATCGTTGTCGAACGACATGGCAGCGGCAAGCGTGAAACTGTCGAGATCGTTCGCGATGCCGTTCCGCAGCCATCAATAGCCGAAGCGTATATGATCCGTCCGGGCGTCGGCTATATCGCGATGACCGGCGGTTTTAATCAGACGACCTACGGCGAGTTTGCCGAAGCAATGCGTACGCTAAAGGCAAAGGGGATGAAGCAGCTTGTTCTCGATCTCAAGAATAATGGCGGCGGCCTTGTTGGTCAGGCCTATCGCGTAGCGAACACGTTCCTTTCTACAGGCCAGACAGTTTTCACACAAAAAGGCAGGCTTGAAGGCACGACCGAACCATATCGTGCCGAGAACCCCAACCCTGAGTCGATGCCGATCGTTGTCCTTGTCAATCGAAATTCAGCATCGGCATCCGAGATCCTTGCGGGAGCGCTGCAGGACCACGACCGTGCGCTGATCGTCGGCGAAACGACCTTCGGCAAGGGATTGGTGCAGAATCCGTTCATACTCGATTACGGTTCGATGCTTTTGCTAACCATCGCGAAATACGAAACGCCTTCTGGCAGGCTCATTCAGCGCGATTACTCTGACGGCAATTTGTACAGCTATTACACCAAGGGCGGGATCGGACGTGATGATGAGACCGGGCCAAAGCAGAATGGTCAGGAGAGCAAGACAGACTCGGGACGCGTGGTTTACAGCGGCGGTGGAATAACACCTGATGTTGAGGTCAAGGCCGATACCATTCCGGTCGAACAAGCCCGATTTCAGCAGCGTCTGACCAACCCGATCTTTGCGTTCGCGCTTGACCTTGCATTTGGCAAAGTAAAGGGCCTCGAATCATTCAAGATCGATCGTCCGATCACGTTCTCTTACGACCTCGCTCCGGCCGACCTTGTGATTTCCGACACGGTTTTCGAGAGTTTCAAAAACTTCGCTGTCGAAAAATATAAATACACGCCTGCTCAGATCGAGAAGGAACGCAAGTTCGTCGAGCGGGTGCTTCGTTCCGAACTCGTCACCGCCGCCTACGGCAGTACCACATCGTTTCAGGTCTTCAATGAGTATGACAACCAGCTGATGCGTGCGATCGAACTGCTGCCTCAGGCTCGCCAGCTTGCGATCGATGGTGCGAAGGCACGTTCAAATGCGACAAGCAAGAATACCGGCGCGAACAAATGACACGGCACGATTCTCGTTAAAAAAAACGGTGTCTCGAACGAGACACCGTTTTTTTCATTGCGAAGACTCTGAAGTTCTCAGCCGAAAAGCCAACCGATCAGATAATAACCGCCAATTACCGCACCGGCCAGGATCGCGACCAACAGAACGATCCCGATGCCGACGAACAGTTTGAACTTGCGGTATCTGTTCTCATCAGGCGGCGAAAGCTGGTTCTGCGGAAAATATGGCGGAGGTCTGTTCATAATTGTTGGATTAAGTCTGACACATCAGCGACCCGATTCCAAATAGCTATCGCGGAAGCGGCCTTTCAAGATTCGCCAGGCCATAGGCCATCACCGCCATTACCGAACCGACGCGGGCGAGTTCGTCCGGTTTCACCTTGTCAAAAGTGTCGGCCGAATTATGGTGGTAGTTAAAATAAGTTCGAGTGTCGAACCAGGGAGCGAACGAAGGAACACCAAGCCGTGTGAGAGGTCCGATATCTGCACCGACGCCTGTTTCCATCCGGGACAATCCTGAACCGTGATGTCGCAATATCGCGGAAAGCGGTGCGAAGAACGGCATTGCCTCGGGCTTTCCGGCAAAAAGGAACCCAAGCGGATGCGAGGCTCCGAGGTCGCTCTCAAGTGCGGCAAAATGATTCTGAATATTCGCCGATTCCGCAGCCGCATACTGCGTCCCGCCTACCAACCCGTTTTCCTCATTCATATAAGCAATGAACCGGATCGTCCGTTTTGGCCTTAATTTGAGTTGGCCCAGAAGGTAAGGCACCTGCATTGAGACGGCGATGCCGGTTGCGTCATCGAGCGCTCCGGTTCCGAGGTCCCACGAATCGAGATGGCCGGAAACGATAACGATCTCATCAGGCCGGTCAGATCCCTTTAGGTCCGCGATAACGTTATAGCTCGTCGCATCCGGAAACGTCCTTGGGGTCAGCACAAGACGAATGTTGGTCGGGCCCATGCGGACCAGATGATCGATAAGGTCGGCATCCTCGCTCGAAACGGCAGCAGCAGGTATTTTTGGGACGTTCGTGTCATAACGCATCGCCCCTGTATGAGCAAGCCGATTCTGCGAACCGCCGGCCGAACGGACAAGGGCCGCAACGGCCCCGAGACGAGCAGCGGCAATGGCGCCGCCAGATCGAAACTGGACCGCTTGACCATACGCCTGGGAACCAAATCCGGCTGCAGCCATCTGCCGATCAAATTTCCCGTTGAAAAGCACGATCTTGCCGGCAACGGCGCTGCGGCCAAGAGCATTAAGCTCTTCGTAACTGCTTACGACCACAATTTCTGCGGTCAAACCGGATTCGGGCGTTGCAATACTTCCGCCGAGAGCGGTCAATACGACCTTTTGAGTCGATCCGGGTGCCATCCCTACGAATTTTACAAGTTCGCCCGTTTCTTTGCCGCGTTCCCAATGCGGCACTTTTAGCTCCTGCAAACGCACTTCGAGCCCGAGCTTACGCATCTCTTCGGCGACGTACTCGACCGCTCGCTGAGCTTGAGCCGATCCTGAAAGCCGCGGCCCGATATTGTTCGTTAAATAGGCCGTCTGACGATACGCATAGTCGCTGGCGATCGCGGCATCACGAACCGCCTTGAGTTCAGCCAGCGTTTTTTCGGAATAAAGAACGGGCGTAGGTGAGGCGGCCTGTCCGAAGAGCGCAGCCGAAAAACAGAGAATGGCTAATGCTGTCAACGATATTCGCATGGCCAACATCTTAGCTGATGCGTTAATCATTGCCAAAGTTATATGCAATAATAGGGGTGTTCAACCAATAAAATAAGATCTTCGGTGAATCAAATGAAACGTTCAATTCTGTCGGCTTTCCTCCTGTTCACGTTTGCCGCTGTCGGCGTAGCCCAAAGCACCTTCACATTCGACGACCTTGTTGCGGTCAAACGCGTTGGCGATCCACAGGTGTCGCCCGCCGGCGATCTGGTCGCATTTACGATCGGCACTGTCGATAAGGCCGCCAACCGTACACTCACACATATTTACACCGTGCGTCTTGACGGTTCAGGATTGAAACAGATCACCTCTGGCGACCGTTCGGCGTCGACCCCACGATGGTCGCCGGACGGAAGGCAGTTGGCCTTTGTGACCGGCGGACAGATCTGGCGAATGGACGCCGACGGCGACGACAAGGAGCAGATAACCAGGATCTCTACCGGAGCCGCTAATCCCGTTTGGTCGCCCGACGGCAAGTGGATCGCATTCAGTTCTGAGGTCTATCCGGAATGTACGACCGATGAATGCAACAAGGCCGAAGACGCCCGAGTCGCCGCAAGTAAGGTACAGGCAAAGGTAGCCGAGCGGCTGTTGTTCAAGCATTGGAACGAATGGCGTGATCGTAAGCGGACACACGTCTTTGTCGTCGCAAGCAACGGCGGAACTGCAACCGATCTGACACCCGGCGACTTCGATTCGCCGCCATATTCTGCATCGACCGGCGTCGATTACGCCTTTTCACCGGATTCGACCGAGATCGCATTTCTCAGGAACTTTGACCCCGTTGAAGCAACCTCGACAAATAGCGACATCGTAGTAATGTCGCTTTCGACAAAGTCGCAAAAGAACATCACCCAAAACAATAAGGGCTACGATGTCGAACCCGTTTATACACGAAATGGCAAATACATACTTTTCCGCTCTCAGGCGACGGCGACGTTCGAGGCCGATCGATGGCGCATCATGCGGTACGACCGATCTTCGGGCGAAACCGTCGAACTGACCCGCGGTTTTGACCAGATGGCCGATCACATCGTTTTGTCGCCCGATCAAACGACGGTCTATTTCACAGCCGGCGAACGCGGAAGGTCGCCGATCTTCAGCGTTCCGGTTGAACCCGATCTTCGCCTGCGGATCGCAACCCATGTCAAGAAGGTGCTCGGCAATGGCAGCTTTAGCAATTTGAGCATCACGCGCGACGGCCGCCGGTTCGTCTTTGTCAAAAGCTCGATGAATGAACCGGCAGCGGTCTTTTCCGCGCAAGTCGGTTCGGCGGAGTTCAAGCAGATCAGTCCGCCAGATCGAAAGTTTCCCTTCACAACTGTCGAGGAGACGGAATGGCGCGGTGCATTGAATCGAAACATTCATGGCTGGGTGGTGAAGCCGATCGGCTTCGACCCTTCAAAGAAATATCCGCTTATCGTATTGATCCACGGCGGACCGCAGAGTGCGTGGAATGACAGCTGGGGCTACCGATGGAATCCGCAGATGTTCGCTAATGCCGGCTATGTCGTCTTTATGCCAAACCCACGCGGCTCGACCGGCTATGGCCAGCAGTTTGTAAACGA
The DNA window shown above is from Chloracidobacterium sp. and carries:
- a CDS encoding YIP1 family protein, encoding MEAENQAEWEAPPPPEKIVVETHEMSEIATLGNIFLEPGRTFEDLRKKPRFVLATVIISLLVTGFAFGLYYKVGDAGMRRFMTEQIDKSPQSGSMSPEQKSNMVDMNMTIGSVVRYVMPLLVVISMLVGGLFYWLGAKAFGGTGGFLHGLSTWVYASLPPSVVGMIANFIVLFFKSPDDIDIAASQRGVVNANPSVLFGSDASPVLVTLISAFDIFLIWGWVLAAIGLRITNKISSGSAWAITLIFALIGITFRVIGAFFSGNPS
- a CDS encoding S41 family peptidase; translated protein: MKLRINISFLAIVSLVFAAGAFAQTQSASRPSQNTPAVTTSTKKAVTVENIEQDVAEALSLIESKHVVGKKINYNDVFKSSIDGMLHSLDPHSNYFDAKEFEQFRTDQSSRYFGIGATIGDLSDAQGNVVATYIRATFENAPANRAGLRFGDKIVEVNGTSMIGKPFSEVRNFLRGPRGTAAKIVVERHGSGKRETVEIVRDAVPQPSIAEAYMIRPGVGYIAMTGGFNQTTYGEFAEAMRTLKAKGMKQLVLDLKNNGGGLVGQAYRVANTFLSTGQTVFTQKGRLEGTTEPYRAENPNPESMPIVVLVNRNSASASEILAGALQDHDRALIVGETTFGKGLVQNPFILDYGSMLLLTIAKYETPSGRLIQRDYSDGNLYSYYTKGGIGRDDETGPKQNGQESKTDSGRVVYSGGGITPDVEVKADTIPVEQARFQQRLTNPIFAFALDLAFGKVKGLESFKIDRPITFSYDLAPADLVISDTVFESFKNFAVEKYKYTPAQIEKERKFVERVLRSELVTAAYGSTTSFQVFNEYDNQLMRAIELLPQARQLAIDGAKARSNATSKNTGANK
- a CDS encoding ABC transporter ATP-binding protein, whose protein sequence is MENGESEGAAESNGATGSNGALISMHNIWKTYQMGVEELHALRDVSFRVEKGEYLAIIGPSGSGKSTLMNLIGCLDSPTKGQYWINGQLVSEMTDDELARIRNKEIGFVFQTFNLLARATALHNVELPLIYAGLRAGERHEKAQAALESVELGDRVLHRPNELSGGQRQRVAIARALVNHPSILLADEPTGALDSKTSVEIMALFEKLHAEGNTIIIVTHEHEVAERAHRIITIRDGRIEKDEQVR
- a CDS encoding ABC transporter permease; the encoded protein is MTVATSRLYENLKMAIDTLRSNKLRSFLTIIGVVVGVITVMLISSIISGIQLAVEQQVKAFGTRSIFVYKMDVGIRFGRPSREERMRPNLTLDDALALRGLSELETAVPRLDVSSGRFGNATVVSAGGKQSTSINLMGTLPEIEAAGTEEIVDGRWFTQSENDNKKDVCVIGDFVRETFFPYRNPVGETIEINGRAFTIIGLLQKKEQFLGGGGGRGDQSNTIYLPFESAARIKPNADDIFIMAIAREGRLRQAQDQVEDLLRVRRQVSYGEKNNFSLSTADSIIDQFQSITAGVALAMVVISSIGLLIGGIGVMNIMLVSVTERTREIGIRKALGAKQSDILLQFLIEAGTLTGFGGLVGLLIGWALTQLISLVFPSYVPYWAPPLGFFASVLIGLFFGLFPAWKAARLDPIEALRYE
- a CDS encoding dipeptide ABC transporter ATP-binding protein → MESVAAKTQRDVLLAARDLVKHFPVEDSDDVVRAVDGVSFEISSGETLGLVGESGCGKSTVGRCLLRLHEPSSGEVWFEGKNIVGLPHREMQLLRREMQIIFQDPYSSLNPRLSILGIVSEPLKIHGIGNRQERRDRVADLLSKVGLDPKYMDRYAHEFSGGQRQRIGIARALALNPKLIICDEPVSALDVSVQAQVVNLLQDLQQEFGLTYLFISHGLAVVEHISNRVAVMYLGKIVEIADAEELYEDPQHPYTKALLSAIPLPDPTQRRERIILSGDVPTPIDPPSGCRFRTRCPIAIGECANVEPALVEVTTGHMAACIRIGEKL
- a CDS encoding ABC transporter permease → MNFAETLKLAIASILGNKLRSFLTLLGMIIGMTAFMIVLSLLQGFNGYVDEKIAGIGSNTFTVMRFGFDDFKDSDTIAAAQRRNKELDFAELDFLKRNARQIGQIGAKAGNTTRDVRFGTQTLADVSISGVEPVIAELENVDIAEGRYFSDAENRNSTRVAFVGADVASKLFPKGGALGSEISIQGIPYRIIGVQVAKGSVFGQSQDNFILLPIETFGANFGGLKFSRAPSFIVSPKEGVKMADAVDEVRSLLRIKRKLESGEKDNFGIITPDAISGLRDSLFGTISIVILIVPAIALLVGAIVIMNIMLVAVTERTKEIGIRKAVGAKQSDILRQFLFESALLAAIGGVIGLVLALVAGQAITAFVFPTRIPWWAAVVAIGVSAAVGILAGLFPAWKAAQLDPIEALRAD
- a CDS encoding ABC transporter ATP-binding protein, with amino-acid sequence MTDLLEVKELQTHFPTRAGLVRAVNDVSFEIKEGELLALVGESGCGKSITALSIMRLIYPPGKIAAGSIKFKGEELTTASDERLRQIRGNDIAMIFQDPMTSLNPVFTVGEQIAEALRLHRKLDKKQAREAAIASMREVAIPSPERRVDDYPHQLSGGMRQRVMIAMALACDPELLIADEPTTALDVTIQAQILELLNELRTSRKLAVLLITHDLGVVADVADRVCVMYTGKIVEESDVAELFRDPKHPYTRGLLHSVPKLNAHKTVANARLQTIEGVVPSPTDLPPGCHFEPRCEFRLERCSVEQIGLYEIGGGSKVRCVLHEPARVEAIGAV